GGATATCAAGAACCAGTCCATGAAGTTGACGAAGGCAGATTTCAGCCACAACGAGAGCATAAGGTTGGCCACTGACGCCTTCCTGGATGGTGGGACAGACTCTTACCTTGAAACTTTAAGCAAAGAGGGTGAGGTAGATTTCCTCTCCTCAGTGGAAGCTCAGTACATCAAGGATAATGCCAAGGAGTCCTATTATGCACAGGAATCCCTGGCCACCGATGGGGAAGCTGCACCAAAGCAGAACGATGCTGGATCACTCCCTTCAGGGACATACTTCCCCACCATTTCTGACAGCAGtgagccagctctgctgcacacatGGATTACAGCAGAAAAGCcctatttaaaggaaaaatccaCTGCCACCGTGTATTTCCAAACAGAGAAGAACAGCAATATCAGAGACATTATACGCCGGTACATCAACAAGAGCACCCAGGTAAGGGGAGAGGATTGCTGTACTTCTCACTCGGTTGTCTTCCTGCTCTTAACAAGGTCAGGTAAACACTGTGTTCAACCCAAGCCACTCTTGTGTTTTGCAATGTAGCTCTGCTCTAGAAAGTGGCTGTCAAGAGCCTGTTGAACataggcaggttttttttcaggttttttgttttgttgttttgttttttttcctgtactcaCAAACACCTTGCTATGCTGgtgacttaaaaaaaccaaaacaatgcGTTCCCTCTTCTTTTAAACTCCCATTAACTTGAGAGAGCAGATGTGCCATAGAAATGGTAGCTGAGCTCTAACCCTTCTCACACATCGCCAGCAGGATGGTTTGCTCTGTTGAGACCACTGCACTGGTAATGAGAAGCTAGAGCAAGCTCTGAGCCATCAGCAATAGTTTGAGGGCAATCATGGAAGATGTAGGTAGAAGGGAGCTCAAAAaagggtgtgtgtgtctggTGTGCCAGCAGCTGTCCCCAAAGGAATattctctggggaaaaaagaaaaaggacctTTCATCCCTAATACATTGTCAGTGTCACTGAAAATGCCACGTGGGCTCCATACAGAGATTCTGCAGAGTAACTTGGAAACTGGGGAAGGTGCAGATGATGCCCCTGACCACAGACAAGTGACAGGGGCCCCACGGAGAGGTGCCAGCCACAAGCCAGGCTGCCCACAGTCACTGAAACCAGAAGGTGAGCAGCTAGAGGGTGACAAAAAGTCTCTGACGTGTGTTCTCctgttttcctgggaaaaaaatattccacatTTTAGGGCTGTGGATGCTTACCATCATCTGGGAATTTTCTCCTTGCATAAACTCAGGACACCACTAGCAGTTTCACAGGGGAACAGTCAGGAACAAAACCAGGCTGTGGAGCCTGCTGATGAGCACAGACTGTGGAGCCCTCTGGAGTTCCAGACTTTTGCTTTGTTACTCTCCTACAAGGGCAGGTGCTGGGGCTGATAACACTGAGTGTAACTACAAGGGTAAAGGGTTCCTGTTGGCACCTGCCCTGTCAAAGGCTACAAGCACTCAGCACATCAGGGGAAATCATGGATCAGTCATTTCAGGCTGGTGGCATCAGAAAGATACAATAACAGCATAATGGTGTCTGGAATAACAAAATAAGCATCAGGTAAAACATCAACCCAGTCTAGTTTCTGTCCCAAGAGGAGAAAACTTACAGGGAAAAAAGTGGGAAACGTAATAGAAATCCATGCTTCACATGACCTTCTTAACCATCTAATTTACATTATAAGAGGCTGCTGGAGCAACACTCACTCACAGTATAAATTTGACAACTGCTTTTTTAGTACAGGTTTTCAATGGCAGCATTTATTACTTAGGGTCTAATAAGAGTCTATCCTGGATATATCAAGTAGCCTAGTATTTGATATATTCATGAACAACTTGAACAGCAGAGTAAAGACTGTGTTTGTGTGTGACTTCAAACTGCAAAGGTTTGGCAAGCAGTATTATTATCTTAACACATTTATGGAAGACACAATCATAAAATGaaactgctggaaaagaagcaaaaagtaCTGCAAGTCAGAGTGGAATGTCAGGTGCAGAAATAGAAGCTGGGAACATCTCGTGAAAAAGCAGTGCTAGAGAGTGTGTTCTGGAGCTACAGTGAGGCTGGACACAGGATTGTGCAGTCTGAAAAGACAAGATGAATTAATAGCGTGGATACAGGATATTGGACATAATTGTGCCACTTACCTTGCCACTGGCAAGGCCCTTTCTGAAGCACTGTGCTttggcagcagaaggaaaatgtggGATCCTTACTGCTCCACAAATAACTTGGCTTGCCTGAAcagggtgctggcagcacagggtgTGCTTGGTCTTGTAGGGAATTAGCCTGCTGGCAGGTGTGGGCAAAGGCTTTGGAGTAAGATTCAGTGCTAGTTGGAAGCAATTAGTGAGATAGATCTGCAGAGATAACTGTAGAGGTTGTTCTGGTTGAAGATGGTGTGGTGTGAGTGCAATTATCAAGGATTCAGTCTGTAGTCAATAGAAAAGTAGGCACCTAGTGAAGAAGATAAGTATTAGCTGGGCTGAATTACTCTGAGGAAATGACTCTTCCCATAGACAGCAGCAAACATCAGTGAAGACCAGCTCCTTCATGAGGCTGTGTCCAATGCTGAGCGTAGGGGATAGAGTATGGAAGTGGGTTTATATCCCATTCAGCATTCCCTCAATCCATTCTGTCTGGAGGCTGTGCATTTAAGTAGCTGTTGGGGCTTTTATGCCCAGTCATGAGACTTTTACACTCTATCCTACCAGTTGTGAACTGGGAAACATGGACATATGgttaaaatgaaacaatttaTGAATcattataaaacaaacaaacaaaaaacggAGCTGTCACAGTCTGTCACCTCACCACCAATGGCAGAGTAAGGATTTCAAGCCAGAACCATTCCAGGTATAAGTCATAACAGAGAAAGCACGATACAGTGATTCTTGCTAAATCCATGTGACTAATGAAAGCCAGCCAGCCACTTGGCAAGGTCCGTGGTCTCTTCTTTTAGCTCTTTTATTCTCTGATTAGTGCTTCAATAAATTTCCTAGTGCTGAAATCTCACCTAGAAATTCACAAATCATCTTGTGCTTTATGATTAAAAGAGCTTAACTGAAGTACATGCTATATTGGCTTTAAACAATGGCAATAAAACAATGATGCAGTATGTCATGTCAATTTACTAATCCAGGCAGCCagggagaaaaccagaagaaataaCCATATATATCTCCAGAGATTTTTGTTGgttggaatttaaaaaaaaaaccaaaataaaagctaCACTTCAGTGGCCTCACAGGCAACATTAAGTTCTATAAATTAACTCTGTTAATGACTCTCCTTGTCCCTCTCTAGGTGCTGGCTATTGTGATGGATGTGTTCACAGATACAGAGATTCTTTGTGACCTCCTGGAGGCAGCCAACAAGCGCATGGTGTTTGTTTACCTGTTGCTGGATCATGGCAATTTAAATCTCTTCACAGAGATGTGTGACAAGTTGCAAATTGCTGAGGATCTCTTCAAGGTACTGTGGCTCTGTGAAGCTCTCAGGCACAGATTCACCTGCCTAACTTCAGACACTCTGAACTAGAAGCATGGTTATGCTGGGGTCAGTCCACCTTGTAATTAAATGGGAGCAAGGGATTTCCAGCACTAGTGTTAGAACACTTGATTCCCCTTTGAAGACACTGACATTTTGCCATGGATGTTGCAGGAAGGTAGGATATTTCCTTAGATGAAATTAATCTGGGCTATGAAATCTTAAAATAGAACTTAAGTCTGAGTAAAGCTGTCTAACACAAGCATCAGAACTGCTTCTGTTTAGTGACTCTTCAGCAGCCATGGTCTGGCAGCCACAGGCAGCAGACACACAACACTTTTGCATTCCAATACCTTGGTATCACTAAGCAGTTTCTGCCAAAACATGTTGTTAAAGCTCTGTTTTAAAGATAATGCCTCAAATTTAGCTGGCTGTTAGCTTAGTCCACCTTCATCACTGGCAGAGGGAACCTCCTATCCACCACTTCAGTTGCTGATTCAGATGCTGTAGGTCACCTGTGGCACCTCCATGGGGATGGCTGATAACACCAAGGCAGTGCTGCACCTTCTAGAGTGCAGCtggaggaagggcaggagaCCTGAGGACATCTTACATGCACCAGTCACCAGAGTTTCAAGAGCTGAATTCCATTCCAAACAtataaagaaactgaaattaataaaacatgTTCATGGCAGTGTTCACAGGCCTGCAAGCTCCTGCTCCTTAGGAAGAACAATCCTGTGCTATTTTTTGTAAATATGCTGCTACAACACACAGGCTTCAACAGCATGTGAGCCAAATCCTTGGTGCCACTCTTTTGTTAAGGCCCTGATTATGCAAAAGGCACACACAGGCCTGGGTGCCCAGACTGACTGTCCTGTGCTTGCTCAGGGACAAGGACATCATGAAGGATCTCATGCTCCACATTGACCTGCTTCTCTGCTCACACATGGACCTGTATGTGATCCTGCAGGACAACATTTGCCTGTGCTGCACTGGAAGAGCAGCTTGTGCTTCCTAGCAGGCCCTGGTGAATTGGAAGAGCAGAGGTTTTGCCCTGCTGTTATGTGTCATAGCCAGTGTAAAACAAGACAGCTTACAGATAGAGCAAATTGTTGCTGGGAGTTAGCAGAGGTACCAGGCTGCTCTCAGCATGGACACATCTCATACCCATTTCAGTGAATTTCTATGCAGATTTTTATCCCCACTGAAGCAAGTAACCCTGTGGCAGATAAGAGCATGGCTGGGTTTCCTCTGACCCCAAACCTTCAAACAGAAAACTAGAGAGTCCATGAAGAAATTGTAACAGAcactggggaagggaaggaagggaagagctaAAGGCAGTGAGGATAAAAGGcccttttcttctgattttaatatttaaaagaattaattaacactgttctttttttttttttcctttgcagaataTTTCAGTTCGCAGTGTTACTGGAGAGGTTTATTGTGCCAAATCAGGCAGGAAATTTTCAggacaaataaaagaaaaatttcttatttctgaCTGGAAATACGTGCTCTCTGGATCTTACAGGTGAGATAAGCCATCACAGTTCATGTCTAGGTGCTGGtttatgatttttaattgtatttaaaaaaaaagtgccatGGAAATTTTTGTACTGGTGagaagtatttttgaaaaaaaaaaaggaacctcAGGAACCTCCTGTTGTCAAATATGTGCCATTTTTTAGTAATTCATTTGTACTCCAACTTGCTTCAGAGCTGATGTTAGTTCTTTAGGGAGTGtagcatttaatttaaatgttcaGAAACTATCATAAACAACATCGTGGTGCATCCCTGGAGCAGAACTAGAAATATGTATGGGTTAGTATTAGGATTTCCTCATTGTTTGGGTCCTGAGATGCTGTGATCATAAGATACAGTACATTTCCATCTCCCTCAGGATCCCTTAATCAAGCATACATCACTCATCTTATCTGAGAGTTTGTTCTTCATATGACAAGTTTAGGGATTAAAGTGcaaacagaaatacttcagagacttactgggttttttttcttgtgtttcattAACAGATAGGCAGTATGTGTCTACACAACTCTTATACCTTCCCtttctttatcctttttttttttttttgagcagatTATGTAACTctccactttttttcctgatataaTTATTTCAAGGTAGAGGATCTAGCATCTCAACAACTGGGTTTTTAATTAAGATCCAAGACCCTTAGGTGAGGGAATTTCAGGAGAGGCTGAGCTTCCATCAAGTAAATTTCCTGTGCCTCATGGCTACATAGATAAGCCTCACAAACTACCAAAATGTATCTTAGAAATACAGAtacaaaaagaagaggaaaaaaattacagaggttattatttaattaaaaggctgaaattgtttttcttaatcCTGATTTATGATTTGGAGGCTTAAATGCCTCTATCCTGGTAAAACTGTGCCAGCAGGAACATAGCAGTAGCTATAGTAATGAAGGCAAATTCATTACCTGAATGAATTAGGGTTAGctcaggctgcaggaggggTTAGCTCAGGCTGCAGGAGGCAATCAAACTAAAGTGAGTGAACACTCAGagtatttggggtttttttattggcCACTCTGtggtttccttgttttttcatgtttgttttaatctctgtgtagaaatgaaagagaagattCATAGAGAGCAAAAGTGAAGGATGCATGGGAGAAGAGGGACAGAACAAAACCTACATTCTTTAGgcaaaaagttttattttggcttctctttttgatttgaaagaaaaagaaaaccttctgAAGTCCTGTGCAGAGTCACTTGTGTTATTCCCTACTTCTGCTGCAGTATTGTCCAACCTCAAGAGCCTTGTCAAAATAGATAATCCCCTATCCAGCAAGCAAATAGAGAGAATGGTGAGGAGCAAATCCATACACTATTTAATTTCAGTATGCTCAGCACCAGTTTGCAGATTCACACGGGTTATAGCTGCCTTTTCTGTGGGTTTGCTAGCTCTCACTTTAGACATCTGAAAGTTTTCTGTTACCCCTGAACCTTAGCCACCAACCTCTGCAGGTATAAACAAGAATGGTGTTGAGTAAAACAGGGTAAAACTCTTTTGCAGTGCATTTCTTGGAAATCAGATGGGAATAGATCCtaaaaataacaccaaaaaaatcttaaaactaATAAAACAGCAAATTTCACCTAAGTGCTGTACTCAGCATGATTTTCTATTAAGGTTTGGAACAGGCttaggaaataaaatagttCTTAAAGACATAGTGCTGTAAAAAGGGTCCTGGATCACTGCTTCTAGCCTAAGGGTTTGGGGACAAAACATATTTGCTGAATTAAGAACAAAGAAGACTGAAGCTGGCAACAAGTTaggaagcagaaggaacagCCACTGAGTCTCTGGCATCTCCAACTCTGGAGTGGTTTTAAATCCACGTTAAAAAGCCATTGCTTGGTAAGTGTGGTCCTGCCACACTGGGCAAGCTGGAGCTGAGAAGCTTCTGAAGGTTGTTCCAGCCATGTGTCCACATAAGTGCAGGCATGAGTAAATGTTTTAGGTtacatttttcctgtgttttatgCCAGTGTCCACAGTGCAGCAGTCAGAAGCAGTATTTTGGTTTGCTGTCTCTTATCCTGCTCCACCCTGTGATAGCTGGtattccttgttttgttttgttttggttttttaaattaatttgaagttAGGCAGTGCCTGAACTTAGTGCTCCTAAAGAAGATAAATGAAGATGGCAGAGAGCACAGACTTTATTCCTTAAGGGCAGCTGAGTGCCTCCCTGGCTGCCACTCTCAAAGTCTTTCCATAGCCAGTGTTTAACATCTAACACCAGGGCCCAGGTGGGGCAGGTTTCTCACACAGGGTTTATCCCAACAGCAGGAACTCTAATGCAAAGTGTTAATTCAAACCTGAGCTCAGCTAAAAACCCCCAGTCCTTCCATTTCAGATGAAATGTGTGCAATGCTGCACAATGCTGTGTAGCACTGTTCATGCAAGGGATGAGAGCATTCTGGATGAACTGCAGCTGCAGTAGTGCAGAGCCTGCATGCAGATAAAGAACAAGTCCAGGACAAATGAAGATCAGACAAGAGAGATGAGGTTTGATTCAG
This DNA window, taken from Calypte anna isolate BGI_N300 chromosome 2, bCalAnn1_v1.p, whole genome shotgun sequence, encodes the following:
- the FAM83A gene encoding protein FAM83A, giving the protein MNHSRHMGKIRKRLEDIKNQSMKLTKADFSHNESIRLATDAFLDGGTDSYLETLSKEGEVDFLSSVEAQYIKDNAKESYYAQESLATDGEAAPKQNDAGSLPSGTYFPTISDSSEPALLHTWITAEKPYLKEKSTATVYFQTEKNSNIRDIIRRYINKSTQVLAIVMDVFTDTEILCDLLEAANKRMVFVYLLLDHGNLNLFTEMCDKLQIAEDLFKNISVRSVTGEVYCAKSGRKFSGQIKEKFLISDWKYVLSGSYSFTWLCGQVHRNLLSKFTGQVVELFDEEFRHLYALSKPVRGPKSPPRAIPFLFSRSWASPPSLPDSNEGSANTLSDAFSSLSAGSPHQTKRPPRTLMCSSSNFGPPSPLHRVNSFHSCISFTPPPLQMATPANYYPPHYMSDNSPALYSNMNLYRPIRVRQEEPNRTGLSSPWRCLHKANLFA